A part of Triplophysa dalaica isolate WHDGS20190420 chromosome 17, ASM1584641v1, whole genome shotgun sequence genomic DNA contains:
- the LOC130439159 gene encoding urotensin-2 receptor: MNYTKSDLNDPSRNSNSGTADELVITSTFGTLLSLVYIVGVSGNVYTLVVMCHSIRFATSMYISIINLALADLLYLSTIPFVVCTYFLKDWYFGDVGCRILLSLDLLTMHASIFTLTVMCMERYLAVTKPLDTVKRSKSYRKAMAWAVWMLSLVLTLPMMIMVNLTTKITADGVVKRMCAPTWAPQAYKIYLTVLFCTSIMAPGLVIGYLYTRLAKTYLESQKTSAVNKSAKRSPKQKVLIMIFTIVLVFWACFLPFWIWQLVPLYHKPFRLASHTHTSINYLVASLTYSNSCINPFLYTLLTKNYREYLKNRHKSFYRYTSSFKQRPPSLYSWGKSGSSSNQFELNSETLGMAQLKAQ; encoded by the coding sequence ATGAATTACACCAAGTCTGATCTCAATGATCCGTCCCGTAACAGCAACTCCGGTACCGCGGACGAGCTCGTGATAACGTCGACTTTCGGGACATTGTTGTCTTTGGTTTACATCGTCGGAGTTTCTGGAAACGTCTATACGCTTGTTGTCATGTGTCATTCCATACGGTTCGCGACTTCAATGTACATCTCCATCATTAACCTGGCGCTCGCGGATCTCCTTTACCTCTCCACCATCCCTTTCGTGGTGTGCACGTACTTTCTGAAGGACTGGTACTTCGGGGACGTGGGCTGCAGGATCCTGTTAAGCCTGGACCTTTTAACTATGCACGCAAGTATCTTTACGCTTACGGTCATGTGTATGGAGCGCTACTTGGCTGTGACCAAACCGCTAGATACCGTTAAGCGCTCCAAGAGCTACCGAAAAGCGATGGCGTGGGCTGTTTGGATGTTATCTCTTGTTCTGACTCTTCCCATGATGATCATGGTTAATCTGACTACGAAAATAACCGCAGATGGAGTGGTGAAAAGGATGTGCGCGCCCACCTGGGCACCACAGGCGTATAAGATTTACCTGACCGTCCTGTTCTGCACGAGTATAATGGCTCCAGGACTGGTCATTGGTTACCTGTACACAAGGTTAGCCAAGACTTATTTAGAGTCACAAAAGACATCGGCTGTTAATAAAAGCGCCAAGCGCTCTCCGAAGCAGAAAGTGCTGATCATGATTTTCACCATCGTGCTCGTGTTCTGGGCGTGCTTTCTGCCCTTTTGGATATGGCAACTTGTGCCCCTCTATCACAAGCCCTTTCGTCTCGCTTCGCACACGCACACGAGCATCAATTACCTCGTGGCGAGTCTGACCTACAGCAACAGCTGCATCAACCCGTTTCTCTACACGCTCCTGACCAAGAACTATCGGGAGTATCTTAAAAACCGTCACAAGAGTTTTTACAGATATACGTCGTCTTTTAAACAGAGACCGCCGAGTTTGTACTCTTGGGGAAAGTCAGGGTCGTCCAGCAACCAGTTCGAGCTCAACTCGGAGACGCTCGGCATGGCGCAGTTGAAGGCGCAGTGA